A part of Paenarthrobacter sp. A20 genomic DNA contains:
- a CDS encoding sigma-70 family RNA polymerase sigma factor — MDQVFAVGADGASPTLAMASDSDPQIISLVRQGVTNAFDVLYERHVKVAHYVARAQSDNPSDADDVVAEAFASIFQLLTEGKGPKEFFRSYLLTVVRRTAHDRNRKARRMPVADDETLLDVAVLDDDPVLSDLESSIMAKAFKSLPERWQAVLWHLDIEGLKPAAAAPFVGLTPNGVSALALRAREGLRQAYLQQHISNTVDEACDEYASQLGKYARNALKRTSKERVGSHLEGCAKCTALLLELNDVQSGMRAILFPLLTGITFTPAVAAAIGFGGTAAGTATGAGSAAPGNVATHAFGSVSKVWKLTAAIVLGVVALAAALAWILQPDPASQSTVTSEATSDVPPVKESVPTATPSPTASQAPEPAPQQASSPPVEAAPQLPAVVVPPVAPSPRSAVVVDSGTVVSTPGATASTPTAPTTQTVDAAFSASQGSIPTERELQVQFSLQGEGVPTSGDVLFTLPDQATFVAGQTVAPAGWTCANDSSSVRQVRCATDSLANNGLAFTLGIAMPASAGSGTLNYRFTGQGIVTKNFTNTFH; from the coding sequence ATGGATCAAGTATTTGCGGTAGGCGCTGATGGGGCGTCACCAACTTTGGCGATGGCCTCCGACAGCGATCCCCAGATCATTTCATTGGTGCGCCAGGGCGTCACGAACGCCTTCGATGTGCTCTATGAGCGGCATGTGAAGGTCGCCCACTATGTGGCTCGTGCCCAATCGGACAACCCCAGCGATGCCGATGACGTCGTCGCCGAGGCCTTTGCCTCCATCTTCCAACTGCTGACAGAAGGCAAGGGGCCCAAGGAGTTCTTCCGGTCCTACCTCCTGACAGTTGTGCGGCGTACCGCCCACGATCGGAACCGCAAGGCCCGCCGCATGCCGGTGGCGGATGATGAGACGCTTCTCGATGTGGCTGTCCTGGATGACGATCCCGTCCTCAGCGACCTCGAGTCGAGCATCATGGCCAAGGCTTTCAAATCATTGCCTGAGCGTTGGCAGGCCGTTCTTTGGCACTTGGACATCGAAGGCCTGAAGCCCGCAGCGGCTGCCCCCTTCGTGGGGCTTACCCCCAACGGTGTTTCGGCATTGGCGCTAAGGGCCCGGGAGGGCCTGCGCCAGGCTTACCTGCAACAGCACATCAGCAATACGGTTGACGAAGCCTGTGACGAATATGCCAGCCAATTGGGGAAGTACGCCCGCAATGCGCTGAAACGGACGTCGAAGGAAAGGGTCGGCAGTCACCTGGAAGGCTGCGCCAAATGCACGGCTTTGTTGCTTGAACTCAATGACGTCCAAAGCGGCATGCGCGCCATCCTGTTCCCGTTGCTCACGGGGATCACTTTCACCCCGGCTGTTGCTGCAGCCATTGGCTTCGGAGGAACGGCTGCAGGCACGGCCACGGGCGCAGGAAGCGCTGCGCCGGGCAACGTCGCCACGCACGCGTTCGGCAGCGTCAGCAAAGTATGGAAGTTGACCGCTGCCATTGTGCTGGGTGTGGTCGCGTTGGCTGCAGCTCTGGCATGGATTCTTCAGCCAGACCCGGCTTCGCAGTCCACTGTCACTTCCGAAGCGACGTCCGACGTCCCGCCGGTGAAGGAATCGGTTCCCACGGCGACGCCCAGTCCCACTGCGTCGCAAGCGCCAGAGCCGGCACCCCAGCAGGCGTCGAGCCCTCCCGTGGAAGCGGCACCGCAGCTTCCCGCCGTCGTGGTTCCTCCGGTGGCGCCGTCGCCGCGAAGTGCCGTCGTAGTCGACTCCGGGACCGTAGTGTCGACGCCCGGAGCCACGGCCTCGACGCCCACGGCGCCCACAACCCAAACGGTTGACGCCGCGTTCTCGGCCTCCCAGGGCTCGATTCCAACGGAACGGGAACTGCAGGTGCAGTTTTCGCTTCAAGGTGAGGGCGTACCGACAAGCGGTGACGTGCTGTTCACCCTTCCGGACCAAGCGACCTTTGTGGCGGGACAGACCGTTGCCCCAGCTGGATGGACATGCGCCAACGATTCTTCGAGCGTCCGCCAGGTTCGTTGCGCCACTGATTCCCTGGCCAACAACGGCCTCGCGTTCACGCTGGGAATTGCCATGCCTGCTTCCGCCGGGAGTGGAACGTTGAACTACCGGTTCACCGGGCAGGGCATCGTCACCAAGAACTTCACCAACACCTTCCACTAG
- a CDS encoding DUF1304 domain-containing protein, translated as MILASLIFALFAALLHVYIFTMESITWTKPKTWKTFSITSQADAETTKPLAYNQGFYNLFLAIGALIGIIAVWAGSPQVGWTLVFSSCGSMLLAALVLAASGKKYLRAATLQGTTPLLAVVLGVLAITLG; from the coding sequence ATGATCCTGGCCTCCCTGATTTTTGCCCTCTTTGCGGCATTGCTGCACGTGTATATCTTCACCATGGAGTCCATCACATGGACCAAGCCCAAGACCTGGAAAACGTTCAGCATCACTTCCCAGGCCGACGCGGAAACTACCAAGCCGCTCGCGTACAACCAGGGTTTCTATAACCTGTTCCTCGCCATTGGTGCACTGATTGGCATCATCGCCGTCTGGGCTGGGTCACCCCAGGTCGGCTGGACCCTTGTCTTCAGCAGCTGCGGTTCCATGCTCCTGGCAGCCTTGGTGCTCGCAGCGAGCGGCAAAAAGTATCTCCGGGCAGCGACGCTGCAAGGCACCACTCCGCTGCTCGCGGTCGTGCTCGGGGTGCTGGCGATAACGCTGGGCTAG
- a CDS encoding GNAT family N-acetyltransferase — protein MTEYTDSLAESFRPGVTTVRNDKFHRYELHVDGELAVISQFLDRPGHIDFIHTETKPQFNGQGLAKVLAHFALDDVVASGKRIIPHCPYIAAYLKKHEGYEQDVDWPAEKPVGEPDNE, from the coding sequence ATGACCGAGTACACGGATTCACTGGCAGAGTCTTTTCGCCCTGGCGTCACTACGGTGCGCAATGACAAATTCCACCGCTATGAGCTGCACGTAGACGGCGAACTGGCCGTGATTTCCCAGTTCCTGGACCGGCCCGGTCACATCGATTTCATCCATACCGAAACGAAGCCCCAGTTCAATGGCCAAGGCCTGGCTAAAGTGCTGGCCCATTTTGCTTTGGACGATGTGGTGGCGTCCGGCAAGCGCATCATTCCGCATTGCCCGTACATCGCTGCGTACCTGAAAAAGCACGAAGGCTACGAGCAGGATGTCGACTGGCCCGCCGAGAAGCCGGTGGGCGAACCGGACAACGAGTAG
- a CDS encoding acyltransferase, whose product MERDTYPAVRAVAAARRDPAIDLVRFTCLLVVVACHCMMVSSVLHKDGTVTTENVLMDQGWFVPVAWALMIVPLFFVLGGVTGLQSWRRLKARGGTGFDFAQLRLLRLVRPAMALLAFMWGGLWVALLLGVDPQVIQLMTAGAAMPLWFLAAYLTAQLSVPLMARFHQRAPILTFAALVVLIVTVDSLRGTLPVLAFSNLVFVWCAVQQLGFLMADGFFEQRSRTWLVGAVVSSNLLLGLVTGVAVYPGNMVVNINPPNLCLLLLGISQAASLQLLKNVIGWLAGVRWIQSMIAVAGRRSMTVYLWHLPLLVGMSGLLLLTNVPKPLAGTAEWWWARIPVFFAVVSLLVPVVWLFGRLENRPTAASHARGPSRIAVVTAAVVVFIPVADAAFNGLTLALLGGGAACFALSVLLLGRVPTPVLPPSPDVNVLKRQEGQSPTLPEPGLSANLEP is encoded by the coding sequence ATGGAGAGGGACACGTATCCTGCGGTCAGGGCAGTAGCGGCTGCGCGAAGGGATCCGGCGATCGATCTTGTCCGTTTCACCTGCCTGCTGGTGGTGGTGGCATGCCACTGCATGATGGTCAGTTCTGTTCTACACAAGGACGGGACGGTCACCACGGAGAACGTCCTCATGGATCAAGGCTGGTTTGTTCCCGTTGCCTGGGCGCTCATGATCGTTCCATTGTTCTTCGTCCTTGGCGGTGTGACGGGGCTGCAGTCGTGGCGGCGGTTGAAGGCCCGCGGCGGTACCGGGTTCGACTTCGCCCAGCTTCGGCTCCTGCGCCTGGTCCGTCCTGCCATGGCACTGCTCGCTTTCATGTGGGGAGGGCTGTGGGTGGCGCTGCTGCTTGGTGTCGATCCCCAAGTCATCCAGCTCATGACCGCCGGCGCGGCCATGCCCCTGTGGTTCCTGGCGGCGTATCTCACGGCGCAGCTCAGCGTTCCCCTCATGGCACGGTTTCACCAACGCGCACCGATCCTGACCTTCGCGGCCTTGGTGGTCCTCATCGTCACCGTCGATTCCCTACGCGGCACTCTTCCCGTGCTCGCGTTCAGCAATCTGGTCTTCGTGTGGTGCGCGGTCCAGCAGCTGGGATTCCTCATGGCCGACGGCTTCTTCGAACAGCGCAGCCGCACCTGGCTGGTAGGTGCCGTTGTTTCCAGCAACTTGCTCCTGGGCCTCGTGACCGGCGTGGCTGTCTATCCAGGGAACATGGTGGTCAATATCAACCCGCCCAACCTGTGCCTGCTCTTGCTGGGCATCTCGCAGGCCGCATCACTCCAGCTGCTGAAAAACGTCATTGGTTGGCTCGCAGGAGTTCGCTGGATCCAGTCGATGATTGCTGTCGCCGGGCGCCGATCCATGACCGTTTACCTGTGGCATCTGCCGCTGCTGGTAGGTATGTCAGGGCTGCTGTTGCTCACCAACGTCCCCAAACCCCTGGCCGGGACCGCGGAGTGGTGGTGGGCCCGAATCCCCGTCTTCTTCGCCGTCGTCAGCCTGCTCGTTCCGGTGGTGTGGCTTTTTGGCCGTCTGGAGAACCGTCCGACGGCGGCCAGCCACGCCCGTGGTCCCTCGCGTATCGCTGTGGTGACGGCCGCCGTCGTGGTCTTTATTCCGGTGGCGGACGCAGCGTTCAACGGTTTGACGCTGGCGCTGCTGGGTGGGGGAGCGGCATGCTTTGCCCTTTCAGTCCTTTTGCTTGGCAGGGTTCCGACGCCCGTATTGCCGCCATCGCCCGACGTTAACGTCCTGAAGCGTCAGGAGGGTCAGTCGCCCACGTTGCCAGAGCCAGGTTTAAGTGCCAATCTCGAACCATGA
- a CDS encoding Lrp/AsnC family transcriptional regulator, which yields MITELDLEILNALQINPRAEWSRVADALGLSGPTVARRWQALAGDRLAWITPSPGQRYLNAGWSAFIQLSSLPGETEALIQRLCAEPAFGTVSMVSGSHDVFIDCFASSHDELMDIVTDSFPKLPGVTHREVVFVTKLYRQASEWRSGTLEPARARQVSSQSKAAPAGYSFDRLDAALLEELAKDGRASWADLGVACGVSPQTARRRVERFLASGYVTLRCDASTAANRGLREVTLMLNIPAQFVDQVGRYFAAQSNCRLCAQVLGTQNMVVTLWVRDYLEAQAFERELAERAPGSTVISRQAVVRTYKRLGHLLDGSGRSLSVVPLPLWREAP from the coding sequence ATGATCACCGAGTTGGACCTGGAAATCCTCAATGCACTCCAGATCAATCCGCGTGCGGAATGGAGCCGGGTGGCGGATGCGCTGGGGCTGTCCGGCCCAACCGTTGCGCGGCGCTGGCAAGCCCTGGCCGGGGACCGGCTGGCATGGATCACACCGTCTCCCGGGCAGCGCTACCTCAACGCAGGTTGGTCCGCTTTCATCCAACTCTCGTCATTGCCCGGCGAAACCGAGGCACTGATCCAACGGCTGTGCGCGGAGCCGGCCTTCGGCACGGTTTCGATGGTCAGCGGCTCGCACGATGTGTTCATTGATTGCTTCGCGTCGAGCCACGACGAACTGATGGACATTGTCACCGACTCCTTTCCGAAGCTTCCGGGGGTTACGCACCGCGAGGTCGTTTTCGTCACCAAGCTGTACCGGCAGGCCTCCGAATGGCGCAGTGGAACGCTGGAACCCGCTCGCGCTCGACAGGTCTCGTCGCAGTCCAAGGCCGCGCCCGCAGGCTACTCATTCGATCGATTGGACGCCGCGCTGCTGGAGGAACTCGCCAAGGACGGCCGCGCCAGTTGGGCCGACCTGGGCGTCGCCTGTGGCGTTTCACCGCAAACAGCACGACGCCGGGTGGAGCGGTTTCTGGCGTCCGGCTACGTCACGCTGAGGTGCGATGCCTCTACTGCAGCGAACAGGGGCCTGCGGGAGGTCACGCTCATGCTCAACATCCCGGCGCAATTCGTTGACCAAGTGGGCCGCTATTTCGCGGCACAAAGCAACTGTCGTCTTTGTGCCCAAGTGCTGGGCACGCAAAATATGGTGGTCACCTTGTGGGTGCGCGACTACTTGGAGGCCCAGGCGTTCGAACGGGAACTGGCAGAGCGCGCACCGGGCAGCACAGTGATCTCCCGGCAGGCGGTAGTCCGAACCTACAAGCGCTTGGGCCACCTGCTTGATGGAAGCGGACGCAGTTTGTCCGTGGTGCCCCTTCCGCTGTGGAGGGAAGCACCTTAG
- a CDS encoding MFS transporter codes for MASNTAPPAAAATTRRAIAGMILAMALIESLSGVTQGYLNPILPALGPVFEIDDPTINGIFLISNVSFAVLTPIISRLGDSYGYRLVLRWSTGVVTVGVLLMALWPSLWTVTLGVVMLTCVVGFIPLMMGILRVTSPADTRTGVSVMIGMLMIMVGAGGLLAGIVGVTDPTLGFWVAVPFAVIALVCSFLLPDAGIPTREGIALAPLLACSLGLIAFVVALSMAPEWGWLDVRTLGAGLLGLALLASWARRDYSGGAGSRFMDLRMLANPRIRVISLATFFFGFASISYFGTNGIFLHSNPDKTGYGFGLSPLMIAIVLALASVLSLVSSLLTARALRRFGERATLVLAGVMLAGGFLVMMLAHGSFAGYCFGFAMFNLSLGMYQAGTRSLSVEGVPLEETSTAAGLNELALSVGIAVGAAVVKLLSSASVESGRITEAGLLTIWGTLAFAALIAAAASARYPKLQPVGVTA; via the coding sequence ATGGCAAGCAACACAGCACCTCCTGCGGCGGCGGCCACCACCCGCAGGGCCATAGCGGGCATGATCCTGGCAATGGCGCTCATCGAGTCGCTCAGTGGCGTCACCCAGGGGTACTTGAACCCCATCCTGCCCGCGCTGGGACCGGTCTTTGAGATTGACGACCCCACCATCAACGGCATTTTCCTCATCTCCAACGTCAGCTTCGCTGTCCTGACCCCCATCATTTCCAGGCTCGGCGACAGCTACGGTTACCGCCTTGTGCTCCGCTGGTCCACCGGTGTGGTGACTGTCGGCGTGCTGCTCATGGCGTTGTGGCCATCGCTGTGGACAGTGACCCTGGGCGTCGTCATGCTCACCTGCGTGGTGGGCTTCATCCCCCTGATGATGGGAATCCTCCGCGTTACGAGCCCCGCCGACACCCGCACGGGTGTCAGCGTCATGATCGGCATGCTCATGATCATGGTGGGTGCGGGTGGCTTGCTCGCCGGGATTGTTGGCGTCACGGATCCCACCCTGGGGTTCTGGGTCGCTGTGCCATTCGCGGTGATCGCCTTGGTTTGTTCCTTCTTACTGCCCGACGCCGGGATCCCGACTCGTGAGGGCATCGCCTTGGCCCCGCTGTTGGCGTGTTCGCTCGGTCTCATAGCCTTTGTTGTAGCGCTCTCCATGGCTCCTGAATGGGGATGGCTGGACGTCCGCACGCTGGGGGCCGGCCTGCTGGGACTGGCACTGCTGGCCTCCTGGGCCAGGCGCGACTACAGCGGTGGTGCCGGCAGCCGGTTCATGGACCTGCGTATGCTCGCCAATCCCCGGATCCGGGTCATTTCCCTGGCAACGTTCTTCTTCGGCTTTGCCTCCATCAGCTACTTCGGCACCAACGGGATCTTCCTGCATTCCAACCCGGACAAGACCGGCTACGGGTTTGGCCTCAGCCCCCTGATGATTGCGATCGTCCTGGCTTTGGCTTCTGTTCTTTCGCTGGTGTCCTCATTGTTGACGGCACGTGCTTTGCGGCGTTTCGGTGAGCGGGCCACGCTCGTTCTTGCCGGGGTCATGCTCGCAGGCGGATTCCTGGTCATGATGCTCGCCCATGGTTCCTTTGCCGGCTACTGCTTCGGCTTCGCGATGTTCAACCTGAGCCTGGGGATGTACCAGGCGGGAACCCGCTCCCTGTCGGTGGAAGGCGTTCCCTTGGAGGAGACCTCCACGGCCGCGGGGCTCAACGAGCTGGCGTTGTCGGTAGGCATCGCAGTGGGAGCGGCAGTCGTCAAACTGTTGTCATCAGCGTCCGTCGAGTCCGGGCGCATCACCGAAGCCGGGTTGTTGACTATCTGGGGAACCTTGGCCTTCGCCGCCCTGATCGCTGCAGCGGCCAGCGCCCGCTACCCGAAGCTACAGCCTGTCGGGGTGACCGCATGA
- a CDS encoding VOC family protein — MTTSIFVNLPVSDLEASKAFYAALGYSINPNFTDETAACVVFSDTIYAMLLTHDKFSQFTKQPIADTKNSTAAIVAISADSRESVDALASKALEAGGSETYDAQDLGFMYSRAFRDLDGHHWEVLWMDEAAAQAGPPEH; from the coding sequence ATGACTACGTCCATTTTCGTCAACCTGCCCGTCAGCGACCTCGAGGCCTCCAAGGCCTTCTACGCAGCACTTGGTTACTCCATCAACCCGAACTTCACCGACGAGACAGCCGCCTGCGTGGTCTTCAGCGACACCATTTACGCCATGCTCCTGACCCACGACAAATTCAGCCAGTTCACCAAACAGCCCATCGCAGACACCAAAAACTCGACGGCGGCAATCGTCGCCATTTCAGCCGACAGCCGAGAATCCGTGGACGCTCTGGCCAGCAAGGCCCTTGAGGCCGGCGGATCCGAAACGTACGACGCCCAGGATCTTGGCTTCATGTACAGCCGGGCATTCCGCGACCTGGACGGCCACCACTGGGAAGTCCTCTGGATGGACGAAGCTGCAGCGCAGGCCGGTCCCCCGGAGCACTAG
- a CDS encoding class II fructose-bisphosphate aldolase, whose protein sequence is MRTKLDQLVTSALASGSAVPAFTCYDFTTALAVVSAAEESRLGVILLVAPKTASTPNGLRLIAALRGLADDAGVPVSVQLDHASDLQVIRDSVAAGADAVLADGSSLPFEDNIALVREVRAVLDAQGASDVVIEAELGGLAGDEDKAFGTDDSAHDAGASVAGLTDPAQVADFVERTGAQLLAVAVGNVHGKYKGVPNIRWDVLQDVAARTDVPLVLHGASGIPASELAKASSLRVGKVNFNTELRTGILSTLEAETAAHRADGENLQGLLARWNGSAAAFAGATLELLSA, encoded by the coding sequence ATGCGCACCAAACTCGACCAGCTGGTCACCTCTGCACTGGCCTCCGGCTCCGCCGTTCCGGCCTTCACCTGCTACGACTTCACCACCGCACTGGCTGTTGTTTCGGCTGCGGAGGAATCCCGGCTTGGAGTCATCCTGCTGGTGGCCCCGAAGACTGCCTCCACTCCGAACGGGCTGCGTCTCATCGCAGCCCTCCGCGGCCTTGCCGATGACGCCGGCGTTCCGGTCTCCGTGCAGCTCGACCATGCCTCGGACCTGCAGGTCATCCGTGATTCCGTGGCTGCCGGTGCGGACGCGGTGTTGGCGGACGGCTCGTCCTTGCCCTTCGAGGACAACATCGCCCTGGTCCGCGAAGTCCGTGCCGTGCTGGACGCGCAAGGTGCCTCCGACGTCGTGATCGAAGCGGAGCTTGGCGGCCTTGCGGGGGATGAAGACAAGGCGTTCGGTACCGATGATTCAGCGCACGACGCCGGCGCTTCAGTTGCGGGGCTCACTGACCCGGCGCAGGTGGCGGACTTCGTTGAACGAACCGGCGCGCAACTCCTGGCCGTTGCGGTGGGGAACGTGCACGGCAAGTACAAGGGAGTGCCCAACATCCGCTGGGACGTGCTGCAGGACGTTGCCGCGCGCACCGACGTGCCGCTGGTGCTGCACGGCGCATCGGGAATCCCCGCCAGCGAGCTTGCCAAGGCTTCGTCCCTGCGGGTTGGCAAGGTCAACTTCAATACTGAGCTCCGGACCGGAATCCTCTCGACTCTCGAAGCTGAAACTGCGGCGCACCGCGCGGACGGCGAGAATCTCCAGGGTCTGCTGGCGCGCTGGAACGGTTCGGCCGCGGCATTCGCGGGCGCCACGCTGGAGCTGCTCAGCGCCTGA
- a CDS encoding M20 family metallopeptidase, with product MNAGVDSLHATLDSLHATLDSLHATLESTVQRWRTEILDLSHAIHADPELGGEEFRAVKRVQELLRKAGFTFDEEQPAQPTAFSARYGSGELVVALCVEYDALPDIGHACGHNVNAAGAVGAALALAAVARELDITVKVLGTPAEETTGGKVDLIEEGFFDDVSLAMMVHAGAADVVGGSSLAMSMWEVLFEGRPAHAAAAPSEGVNALDALVVAQLAIALARQQLPAGSVVSLIVTEGGSAVNVIPERARASVEMRAPGIGQLRLIQDKVRRCLEAGALASGCTVQVTPKGNDYAELRQDPFLSQAYREAMQAKGRDVAFNADPVASTDMGNVSQVVPSIHPVVGYDVRGAAHHTAEFAAFGASAGADAAVLEGSFGLAAAATAAARDPEQRRRLLRGGRDN from the coding sequence ATGAACGCCGGGGTGGACAGCCTTCACGCAACTCTGGACAGCCTTCACGCAACTCTGGACAGCCTTCACGCAACTCTGGAGAGCACAGTGCAGCGCTGGAGGACGGAAATTCTGGACCTCAGCCACGCCATCCACGCTGATCCGGAGCTTGGCGGGGAGGAGTTCCGCGCCGTCAAACGCGTACAAGAGTTGCTCCGAAAAGCCGGATTCACTTTCGATGAAGAGCAGCCTGCGCAGCCAACGGCCTTCAGCGCGAGATACGGCAGCGGCGAACTGGTGGTGGCGCTCTGTGTTGAATACGACGCCTTGCCGGACATCGGGCATGCCTGCGGCCACAACGTCAACGCGGCCGGCGCAGTGGGGGCAGCTTTGGCATTGGCCGCCGTGGCCCGGGAGCTGGACATCACCGTCAAGGTGTTGGGGACGCCGGCGGAGGAAACCACCGGAGGCAAAGTGGACCTGATCGAGGAGGGCTTCTTCGACGACGTTTCGCTCGCCATGATGGTCCACGCCGGCGCTGCGGATGTAGTGGGTGGCTCCTCGTTGGCGATGTCCATGTGGGAAGTGCTTTTCGAAGGGCGCCCGGCACACGCTGCAGCGGCACCTTCTGAGGGTGTCAACGCCTTGGACGCGCTGGTGGTCGCGCAGCTGGCCATCGCTTTGGCGAGGCAACAACTCCCGGCTGGATCGGTCGTGTCCCTTATCGTCACCGAGGGTGGCAGCGCGGTCAACGTCATCCCTGAGCGGGCACGGGCGAGCGTGGAAATGCGGGCTCCCGGAATCGGCCAGCTGCGTCTGATCCAGGACAAGGTCCGGCGATGCTTGGAAGCCGGCGCCCTCGCGAGCGGTTGCACAGTGCAGGTGACCCCGAAGGGCAACGATTATGCCGAGTTGCGACAGGATCCGTTCCTGTCCCAGGCCTACCGGGAAGCGATGCAGGCCAAGGGAAGGGATGTTGCCTTCAATGCCGATCCTGTGGCTTCCACGGACATGGGCAATGTTTCGCAAGTGGTGCCATCCATCCACCCGGTTGTCGGCTATGACGTACGTGGCGCCGCGCACCACACAGCGGAGTTCGCCGCATTCGGTGCGTCGGCAGGGGCGGACGCAGCAGTCTTGGAAGGGTCGTTCGGGTTGGCGGCAGCGGCAACCGCGGCGGCCCGGGACCCGGAACAGAGGAGGCGGCTGCTCCGGGGTGGGCGGGACAACTAG